The stretch of DNA TTAGGATTATGATATATGAGGTAAGGTATGATGAATTTGCTTTAAAACAATTAAAAAAAATGGATAGAGCAACAAGAGAACTTATAATTTCATATATTGAAAAAAATTTAGTTGGAACAGAGAATCCTAGATTGAAGGGAAAACCTTTACTTGGAAATTTAGCTGGATTATGGAGATATAGAGTTGAAAATTATAGAATTATTGTTGAGATTAATGATAATGAAATAACAATATTTATTTTAGAAGTAGAACATAGAAGTAAAATTTATAAAAAAAATTAAAGGGAGAAATAATGAAAAAATTAACAACAAAAGTCCAAGTGCTATATGCACTAGGAGTGAGCTATGCCATTGTAGATCAAATATTTGCACAATGGATATTATATTTTTATTTGCCACCAGAAAATTCAGGCTTAAAACCAATTATGGCACCAGTTTTAATTTCAATAGCTTTAGCAGTGTCAAGATTTGTTGATATGATAACAGATCCATTGATTGGTTTTTTATCTGATAAATATAATAGTAAATATGGAAGAAGAATCCCTTTTATTGCAGTAGGAACAATTCCATTAATAATAGTAACAATAGCATTTTTCTATCCTCCAAC from Fusobacterium simiae encodes:
- a CDS encoding type II toxin-antitoxin system RelE family toxin translates to MIYEVRYDEFALKQLKKMDRATRELIISYIEKNLVGTENPRLKGKPLLGNLAGLWRYRVENYRIIVEINDNEITIFILEVEHRSKIYKKN